One region of Theileria equi strain WA chromosome 4 map unlocalized gcontig_1105316255039, whole genome shotgun sequence genomic DNA includes:
- a CDS encoding uncharacterized protein (encoded by transcript BEWA_052620A) translates to MNLMSLKTLLVGLLGIWTLFVFAGAYTLQAEGVDDEQYTHTRGFPADEPSTDVNYNSLESSVDPDQANGPKVTRICGQVFGLQDREKLEALVTLNFGMRVAHIDKFGGYCFFNIPVGRYIISIVHKNHDFLDVLIRIREIKGKLYIYQTYHHIHVKPNEVFFNKLYHKPYISPRHNEQYNAWRLFFKPYVFLTLLFIFTLSLPKTISYRNYNNIKVGEKIVDHFKDQLSKKRKLSHEDYINGLKYSYLLSKYSYFRGNKKEGDNDDQESEDSSSIDSVDSVESLEHNTEEYAKFNYDSIKKSDFTSPFLNSLLKAAKFWGTGYNWTRSTRIFDY, encoded by the exons ATGAACCTGATGTCTTTAAAGACTCTTTTAGTAG GTTTACTAGGGATATGGACGCTGTTTGTGTTTGCCGGTGCTTACACACTTCAAGCTGAAGGGGTTGACGATGAACAATATACCCATACACGTGGGTTTCCCGCAGATGAACCATCAACAGATGTCAATTATAACTCCCTAGAGTCTTCTGTGGATCCTGACCAAGCGAATGGCCCAAAGGTTACTCGTATATGTGGACAGGTTTTTGGGCTGCAAGACCGTGAAAAGCTGGAAGCCCTAGTGACTTTAAACTTTGGAATGAGAGTAGCTCATATTGATAAATTTGGTGGGTATTGCTTCTTCAACATCCCTGTGGGCCGTTACATAATCTCAATTGTCCACAAAAACCATGACTTTCTGGATGTTCTCATTAGAATCAGAGAAATTAAAGGAAAGCTTTACATTTATCAAACAtatcatcatattcatgTCAAACCAAATGAAGTATTTTTTAATAAACTCTACCACAAACCATACATCAGTCCAAGACACAACGAACAATATAATGCATGGAGGCTATTTTTCAAACCCTATGTATTTCTCACATTACTGTTCATATTCACACTGAGTTTGCCAAAGACAATCAGCTATCGAAACTATAACAACATAAAGGTTGGTGAAAAAATTGTCGACCACTTTAAGGACCAACTTTCAAAAAAACGAAAACTATCGCACGAAGACTACATAAATGGTCTAAAGTACTCCTATTTGCTCTCAAAATACTCCTACTTTAGAGGGAACAAAAAGGAAGGTGATAATGACGATCAGGAAAGTGAAGATAGCAGTTCTATAGACAGCGTAGACTCTGTTGAAAGCTTAGAGCATAACACTGAGGAGTATGCCAAGTTCAACTATGACTCTATCAAGAAATCTGATTTTACGTCTCCGTTCCTAAATTCGCTATTAAAGGCAGCCAAGTTTTGGGGAACTGGCTACAACTGGACGAGGTCTACTAGGATCTTTGACTATTAA